A window of the Salegentibacter mishustinae genome harbors these coding sequences:
- a CDS encoding DUF4197 domain-containing protein gives MKKLCLVLSIFLFTSCAELQEIASQYPQVGVSNTEIASGLRQALDMGIEKQVTKLTEENGFYSNELVRITLPPELQKVDKTLRDVGLDALADEGLKVLNRAAEEAVKEATPIFVNAVQEITFNDARNILLGQDNAATLYLTAKTEEPLYSKFNPVVTNSLEKVRATQVWSNIINRYNSLPLTSNVNPDLADYVTNQALEGVYTMIAVEEKEIREKVSARTTNLLQRVFALQDSQY, from the coding sequence ATGAAAAAATTATGTCTTGTCCTTAGTATTTTCTTATTTACATCCTGTGCTGAACTTCAGGAAATCGCCAGTCAATATCCGCAAGTTGGCGTTAGCAATACCGAAATAGCTTCAGGTTTACGCCAGGCGTTAGATATGGGGATTGAAAAGCAGGTAACTAAACTTACCGAAGAGAATGGGTTCTACAGCAATGAGTTGGTTAGGATAACCTTGCCTCCAGAATTACAAAAAGTAGATAAAACCCTACGAGATGTTGGTTTAGATGCTTTAGCCGATGAAGGCTTAAAAGTATTGAACAGAGCTGCGGAAGAAGCAGTTAAAGAAGCTACGCCAATTTTTGTAAATGCCGTACAAGAGATCACCTTTAATGATGCCAGAAATATTTTATTAGGCCAGGATAATGCCGCCACTTTATATCTTACCGCTAAAACCGAAGAACCACTTTACAGCAAATTTAATCCTGTAGTGACCAATTCACTCGAAAAAGTTCGTGCCACGCAAGTTTGGAGCAATATTATTAATCGATACAATAGCCTGCCTCTTACCAGCAATGTAAATCCAGACCTTGCAGATTATGTTACCAACCAGGCACTTGAAGGAGTTTACACCATGATCGCGGTTGAAGAAAAAGAGATAAGGGAAAAAGTTTCAGCAAGAACTACTAATCTTTTACAACGAGTTTTCGCCTTACAGGACAGTCAATATTAG
- a CDS encoding Lacal_2735 family protein — MFKIFETKSTEECLCDKYTHLMHKSYKLALTDKEESDRLNERAQKILDELRRMKYDKIDY; from the coding sequence ATGTTCAAAATCTTTGAGACAAAATCTACAGAAGAATGCCTTTGTGATAAGTACACCCATCTTATGCACAAATCTTATAAATTGGCTCTTACCGATAAAGAGGAAAGTGACCGATTGAATGAGAGAGCACAAAAAATTCTTGATGAGCTTAGAAGAATGAAGTACGATAAAATAGATTATTAA
- a CDS encoding ABC transporter substrate-binding protein produces the protein MEVIDQLQRKISLPNIPRRIISLVPSQTELLVDLGLEENILGITKFCVHPKHLRKNKTIVGGTKQVKLEKIKALDPDIILCNKEENTQEMVAELEEIAPVHVSDIVKIEDAFDLMHQYGEIFQKKALVGTMVNSIRDKIGVLQKQIQNKPIRKVAYFIWKKPLMVAGKDTFIDELLKLNKFENIFREARYPETTLEVLKDKNPDLILLSSEPFPFKEKHKEYFSTLNVEIKLVDGEYFSWYGSRLVEAIDYFKTLRD, from the coding sequence ATGGAAGTGATAGATCAATTACAAAGAAAGATTTCTCTTCCAAACATTCCCAGGCGAATTATCTCTTTAGTGCCCAGTCAAACCGAACTTCTTGTTGATCTGGGACTTGAAGAAAATATTTTGGGTATTACTAAATTCTGCGTTCATCCTAAACATCTTAGGAAGAACAAAACCATTGTTGGTGGCACAAAACAAGTAAAGCTGGAAAAAATAAAAGCACTGGATCCTGATATTATTCTCTGTAATAAAGAGGAGAACACTCAAGAGATGGTAGCGGAGCTTGAAGAAATTGCTCCCGTACACGTTTCAGATATTGTGAAAATTGAAGATGCTTTTGATTTGATGCATCAATACGGTGAAATCTTTCAAAAAAAAGCTTTGGTGGGGACAATGGTGAATTCTATTAGAGATAAGATTGGTGTTCTTCAGAAACAAATTCAGAATAAACCGATTAGAAAAGTAGCGTATTTTATTTGGAAAAAACCTTTAATGGTTGCTGGGAAAGACACTTTTATAGATGAACTTTTAAAACTGAATAAGTTTGAAAATATCTTCAGGGAAGCAAGATATCCAGAAACCACTCTTGAAGTATTAAAGGATAAAAATCCTGATTTAATCTTGCTTTCGTCTGAACCATTTCCTTTTAAGGAAAAGCATAAAGAATATTTTTCAACTTTAAATGTTGAAATTAAACTGGTAGATGGTGAGTATTTTAGTTGGTATGGATCGCGATTGGTAGAAGCAATAGACTATTTTAAAACGCTTCGCGATTAA
- the pyrF gene encoding orotidine-5'-phosphate decarboxylase has product MSPQELTEQIFKKKSFLCVGLDVDIDRIPTYLLSEDDPIFEFNKAIIDATHKFCVAYKPNIAFYEANGVEGWQALEKTINYLHHEYPEIYTIADAKRGDIGNTSRMYAKTFLQDLGFDSVTVAPYMGKDSVEPFLEFENRQAILLALTSNEGAFDFQTQQIDGEELYKKVLKTSKTWKNSERLMYVVGATKAEYLKEIREIIPENFILVPGVGAQGGKLEDVCKYGMTKNVGLLVNSSRKIIYASESSNFAEIAGAKAEVLQQQMAEELSKL; this is encoded by the coding sequence ATGTCCCCGCAAGAATTAACTGAACAGATCTTTAAAAAGAAATCGTTTTTATGTGTGGGACTAGATGTAGATATAGACAGGATCCCTACCTATTTATTATCTGAAGACGATCCTATTTTTGAATTCAATAAAGCGATTATAGACGCTACCCATAAATTTTGCGTTGCTTATAAGCCGAATATCGCTTTTTATGAAGCTAACGGTGTAGAAGGCTGGCAGGCTTTAGAAAAGACGATAAATTATCTTCACCACGAATATCCTGAAATCTATACTATCGCTGATGCTAAACGCGGTGATATAGGAAATACTTCCAGGATGTACGCCAAAACTTTTCTTCAGGATCTTGGATTTGATTCGGTAACTGTAGCGCCTTATATGGGGAAAGATTCAGTAGAGCCATTTCTGGAGTTTGAAAATAGGCAGGCAATTTTATTGGCCTTGACTTCTAATGAGGGCGCTTTCGATTTTCAAACGCAGCAAATTGACGGAGAAGAGCTTTACAAAAAGGTGTTGAAAACTTCTAAAACATGGAAGAATTCCGAGAGGTTAATGTATGTGGTGGGCGCTACTAAAGCTGAATACTTAAAAGAAATACGAGAAATAATTCCTGAAAACTTTATTTTGGTTCCAGGTGTTGGCGCGCAGGGCGGAAAACTGGAAGACGTATGTAAATACGGAATGACAAAAAATGTGGGATTACTGGTGAATTCTTCTCGAAAGATTATTTACGCTTCAGAATCTTCAAATTTTGCTGAAATTGCCGGAGCCAAAGCTGAAGTACTTCAGCAACAAATGGCAGAAGAGTTGAGTAAACTTTAA
- the prfA gene encoding peptide chain release factor 1, translating to MIEKLNIVKQRFDEVNDLIIQPDVIADQKRYIELNKEYKDLRALMDEREKYLELTNNIEEAKEIIADGSDAEMTEMAKMQLEEAEKEVPQLEEKIRMMLVPKDPDDAKNVVIEIRAGTGGDEASIFAGDLYRMYTKYVESKGWKHNIVDYSEGTSGGFKEMIFEVTGEDVYGTMKFEAGVHRVQRVPQTETQGRVHTSAATVMVLPEAEEFDVEIDPKEVRIDYFCSSGPGGQSVNTTYSAVRLTHEPTGLVAQCQDQKSQHKNKEKAFRVLRSRLYEMELAKKQEADAAKRNSMVSSGDRSAKIRTYNYSQGRVTDHRINLTLYDLSNIINGDIQKILDELRFVENTEKLKENSDIF from the coding sequence ATGATCGAGAAGCTTAATATAGTAAAGCAGCGTTTTGATGAGGTGAATGATTTAATTATTCAGCCCGATGTGATAGCAGATCAAAAGCGATATATAGAACTAAATAAAGAATATAAAGACCTTAGGGCTTTAATGGATGAGCGCGAGAAATATTTGGAGCTTACCAACAATATTGAAGAAGCTAAGGAAATTATTGCCGATGGCAGTGATGCGGAGATGACCGAAATGGCCAAAATGCAGTTGGAAGAGGCCGAAAAGGAAGTGCCGCAGCTGGAAGAGAAGATAAGAATGATGCTGGTTCCTAAAGATCCAGACGATGCCAAAAACGTAGTAATTGAAATTAGAGCCGGTACCGGTGGTGATGAGGCCAGTATTTTTGCCGGAGATCTTTATAGAATGTATACTAAATATGTTGAAAGCAAAGGTTGGAAGCATAATATTGTAGATTATAGTGAAGGTACAAGTGGCGGATTTAAAGAAATGATCTTTGAAGTTACCGGTGAAGATGTTTATGGAACAATGAAGTTTGAAGCCGGTGTACACCGCGTGCAACGTGTTCCGCAAACTGAAACCCAGGGTCGTGTGCATACTTCGGCCGCTACCGTAATGGTGTTACCTGAAGCTGAAGAATTTGATGTAGAGATAGATCCAAAAGAAGTAAGAATAGATTATTTCTGTTCTTCCGGTCCCGGTGGGCAATCAGTAAACACAACCTATTCTGCCGTGCGTTTAACTCACGAACCAACAGGTTTGGTGGCACAGTGCCAGGATCAAAAATCACAGCATAAGAACAAGGAGAAGGCTTTTAGAGTATTACGTTCCCGTTTATACGAGATGGAACTTGCTAAAAAACAGGAAGCCGATGCCGCCAAAAGAAACTCTATGGTTTCCAGTGGTGACCGTAGTGCGAAAATTAGAACCTATAATTATTCCCAAGGAAGAGTTACAGATCACCGTATAAATCTTACCCTTTATGATCTTTCAAATATCATAAATGGGGATATCCAGAAAATACTGGACGAATTGCGATTTGTAGAAAATACAGAGAAGCTTAAAGAAAATTCAGATATATTTTAA
- a CDS encoding ATP-binding cassette domain-containing protein has product MIFEIDNVELYFAEKQILNGVYLKAETGKLTGILGANGCGKSSLLNIFFGSLQPRHKLIRIDKKPYLKPLFKYGIVIYLPQENFIPPKMKLETCFQLFKVDITEFLQVFPEFKTYKRAKMRELSGGQRRVIEIYICLNSRAKLILLDEPFSHLSPLYIEKIKNLIQELKKEKAIILTDHMYRHILDTSDELYLLKNGSTKLISQTSELEDYNYLKAGTLY; this is encoded by the coding sequence ATGATCTTCGAAATTGATAACGTTGAGCTTTATTTTGCCGAAAAACAAATCCTGAACGGGGTTTACCTAAAAGCTGAAACAGGAAAGCTAACCGGCATACTGGGAGCTAATGGTTGTGGAAAAAGTAGTTTGCTCAATATTTTCTTCGGAAGTTTACAACCTCGGCACAAACTAATTAGGATTGATAAAAAACCTTATCTAAAGCCACTTTTTAAATACGGAATCGTAATATACTTACCACAGGAAAATTTTATTCCGCCAAAAATGAAACTTGAAACCTGCTTTCAACTTTTTAAGGTAGATATTACAGAATTTTTACAGGTTTTCCCTGAATTTAAAACCTACAAAAGAGCTAAAATGCGTGAACTTTCGGGAGGACAACGGCGTGTTATAGAAATTTACATCTGCTTAAATAGTAGAGCTAAACTTATTCTTTTAGATGAGCCTTTTTCACATCTTTCTCCACTTTATATTGAAAAAATTAAAAACTTAATTCAGGAATTAAAAAAAGAAAAAGCAATAATTCTTACCGATCATATGTACCGGCATATTTTAGATACCAGCGACGAGCTTTACCTGCTAAAAAATGGCAGTACCAAATTGATTAGCCAAACTAGCGAGTTAGAAGATTACAATTATCTTAAAGCAGGAACACTGTATTGA
- a CDS encoding AIR synthase related protein yields MSQEVSKRYAQRGVSAGKEDVHNAIKNVDKGLFPKAFCKIVPDYLTGSNEHCLIMHADGAGTKSSLAYMYWKETGDFSVWKGIAQDALIMNIDDLLCVGAIDNIMLSSTIGRNKNKIPGEVISAIINGTEELIAELKEFGVEIHSTGGETADVGDLVRTIIVDSTVTARMNKAEVIDNANIKPGNVIVGLSSAGQASYEKEYNGGMGSNGLTSARHDVFSKILAEKYPESFDNDIPEDLIYSGNKSLTDKVENSPLDAGKLVLSPTRTYAPIIKKILSKLGNKEINGMVHCSGGAQTKILHFIDNLHIVKDNMFDVPPLFKLIQQESKTDWKEMYQVFNMGHRMELYVNPEIADEVIAISKSFNVDAQIVGRVEASVEKKLTIKSEFGEFQY; encoded by the coding sequence ATGAGTCAGGAAGTAAGCAAAAGATACGCCCAGCGTGGAGTTTCAGCCGGAAAAGAAGATGTGCACAATGCCATTAAAAATGTAGATAAAGGGTTATTTCCTAAAGCATTTTGTAAAATCGTGCCCGATTATCTTACCGGGAGCAACGAGCATTGCTTAATTATGCACGCCGATGGCGCCGGAACTAAATCTTCCCTTGCTTATATGTATTGGAAAGAAACCGGAGATTTTTCGGTTTGGAAAGGAATTGCCCAGGATGCTTTGATTATGAATATAGACGACCTGCTTTGTGTGGGCGCTATAGATAATATTATGCTTTCTTCAACCATTGGTCGCAACAAAAATAAAATCCCCGGGGAGGTGATTTCAGCTATAATAAATGGTACTGAAGAGTTGATTGCTGAATTAAAAGAATTTGGTGTTGAAATTCATTCTACCGGTGGTGAAACTGCCGATGTTGGTGACTTGGTGAGAACTATTATTGTAGATTCTACCGTAACCGCCAGGATGAATAAAGCTGAGGTAATTGATAATGCAAATATTAAACCCGGGAATGTAATTGTTGGTTTATCTTCTGCAGGGCAGGCTTCTTACGAAAAGGAATATAACGGCGGAATGGGTAGTAACGGACTTACCTCTGCGCGGCACGATGTTTTTTCTAAGATCTTAGCCGAAAAGTATCCCGAAAGTTTTGACAACGATATTCCTGAAGACTTGATCTATTCCGGTAATAAATCTTTAACCGATAAGGTTGAAAATTCACCATTAGATGCGGGGAAATTAGTGCTTTCGCCAACCCGAACTTACGCGCCAATTATTAAGAAGATACTTTCTAAATTAGGAAATAAAGAAATTAATGGGATGGTGCATTGCAGTGGGGGTGCACAAACCAAAATTCTTCATTTTATAGATAATTTGCATATTGTAAAAGACAATATGTTTGATGTGCCGCCGCTTTTCAAACTTATTCAGCAGGAAAGTAAAACCGATTGGAAAGAAATGTACCAGGTTTTTAATATGGGACATCGAATGGAGCTTTATGTAAATCCTGAGATTGCTGATGAGGTTATTGCGATTTCCAAATCTTTTAACGTAGACGCGCAAATTGTGGGTAGGGTGGAAGCTTCAGTAGAAAAGAAACTCACAATAAAAAGTGAGTTCGGGGAGTTTCAATATTAA
- a CDS encoding carboxypeptidase regulatory-like domain-containing protein — MKSIKYIFTLFLAIVVLGCSEETIDNVQIGTITGTVVTEGNFEPIENVRISTNPASSTVFTDENGEFELRNVPAAEYSVQARKDSLLTQFQGVEVIPDGEVNIVFEMKPETANNLAPKAPMLVSPENNSEGLSRNITFTWTSENVDDDDLNYQLEIRNDRNNNVQTYSNITDTTYTVDDLNYGYKYFWQVRVSDSVNEDVLSEVNTFSTLEFPKSRIAYVKKINGNNVIFSRDLNENEYQLTSADHNSFRPRKNHRTDKIAFLRTIGSQTHLFTMNLDGSGQKQITSNIPVNGFNLDKVDFSWANDGASLVYPNFSKLYRVNATGDGTTQIYSEPNGKFITEVDVSNDNSRMALLVNDANGYNASIYLINNEGQKTSTVVSNVDGALGGLNLSVNNNMVLYARDVSGFESEDYRQLNSQLFVYNINTQEALNISDNKPDGTNDLDPRFSPNEAEVIFVNTSNDGISQNNIYTVEINPGSVDENRTLLYENAFMPDWE; from the coding sequence ATGAAAAGCATAAAATATATTTTCACGCTTTTTTTAGCGATAGTAGTTTTGGGTTGTAGTGAAGAAACTATAGATAATGTTCAAATTGGCACTATTACCGGTACAGTAGTAACCGAAGGAAATTTTGAACCCATAGAGAATGTTAGGATCTCAACCAATCCTGCTAGCTCCACAGTGTTTACAGATGAAAATGGAGAATTTGAATTAAGAAATGTACCGGCTGCAGAGTACTCTGTCCAGGCCCGTAAAGATAGCTTACTTACTCAATTTCAGGGCGTGGAGGTAATTCCCGATGGTGAGGTGAATATAGTTTTTGAAATGAAACCCGAAACGGCCAATAACCTTGCTCCTAAAGCTCCAATGCTGGTCTCTCCCGAAAATAATAGCGAAGGGCTTTCTCGAAATATCACATTCACCTGGACTTCAGAAAATGTGGACGATGACGATCTAAATTATCAATTAGAAATTAGAAACGACCGTAATAATAATGTACAAACATATTCTAATATAACCGACACTACTTATACGGTAGATGATCTAAATTATGGTTATAAATATTTTTGGCAGGTAAGAGTTAGTGATAGTGTAAACGAAGATGTGTTAAGTGAAGTGAATACTTTTAGTACGCTAGAATTTCCTAAAAGTAGGATCGCTTACGTAAAGAAAATTAACGGTAACAACGTAATTTTTTCTCGTGATCTTAATGAAAATGAATATCAATTGACCTCGGCAGATCATAATAGTTTTAGGCCTAGAAAAAATCATCGCACCGATAAAATTGCATTTTTAAGAACTATTGGTAGTCAAACTCATCTTTTTACGATGAATTTAGATGGCTCGGGCCAAAAACAAATTACCAGCAATATACCTGTGAACGGTTTCAATTTAGATAAAGTTGATTTTTCCTGGGCCAATGATGGTGCAAGCCTTGTTTATCCGAATTTTAGTAAACTTTATAGAGTAAATGCAACCGGTGATGGTACTACGCAAATTTATAGTGAGCCTAATGGCAAATTTATTACAGAAGTAGATGTGAGTAATGATAATTCAAGGATGGCACTATTGGTAAACGATGCTAATGGATACAATGCTTCTATTTATTTAATAAACAATGAAGGGCAGAAAACAAGTACAGTTGTTTCAAATGTAGATGGGGCACTTGGTGGCCTAAACCTCTCGGTTAATAATAATATGGTATTATATGCAAGAGATGTTTCCGGTTTTGAAAGCGAAGATTATCGCCAGCTTAACTCGCAATTATTTGTTTACAATATAAACACCCAGGAAGCTTTAAATATTAGTGATAATAAACCCGATGGAACAAACGATTTAGACCCCAGGTTTTCTCCAAACGAAGCCGAAGTTATTTTTGTAAATACTTCTAATGATGGTATTTCTCAGAATAATATATACACGGTAGAAATAAATCCTGGTAGTGTGGACGAGAACCGAACCTTATTGTACGAAAATGCATTTATGCCCGATTGGGAGTAA
- a CDS encoding CsgG/HfaB family protein, with the protein MNLYKLSFMAVLVCLSTSCGSYLSQPVDFEAPRAGEISETTKRLRKLPAPEEKVVVGVYNFRDLTGQYKPSDVGSTFSTAVTQGATSILVKALEDSGWFTAIERENIGNLLNERNIIRSTRQEYQGGNSNEPQLPPLLYAGILLEGGIVSYDTNIMTGGLGARYLGVGASTQYRQDRVTIYLRAISTSSGKILKNVYISKTILSQALDASLFKYVSFQRLLEAETGFTRNEPVQIAVKEAIEKAVEGLIVEGIEDKIWLPKEGEAASQKLIAEYRSDKDEEELTGLYNRKYFERKYSSAIGVSLGGSLLSADFSDNNLAPQLTIDYKNDIYRSLALQLSGSVFELNSGEAFAETFAGLDAGLNYTLLPNDRLTPYAQAGAGFLTRLSETDVPDAKNNFFKFQYGLGMEYLIKDNLGIKAFGTHNITLSDELDYTINGTRDDHYFNFGIGVNFYLGGSKNNN; encoded by the coding sequence ATGAATTTATACAAATTATCGTTCATGGCTGTATTGGTATGTCTTTCCACTTCCTGTGGCTCATATTTGAGTCAGCCTGTAGATTTTGAAGCTCCTCGTGCAGGAGAAATATCGGAGACGACCAAAAGGCTAAGAAAATTGCCTGCCCCTGAAGAAAAAGTGGTGGTAGGGGTTTATAATTTTAGAGATCTTACGGGACAATATAAGCCTTCTGATGTGGGTAGTACTTTTAGTACCGCAGTAACCCAGGGAGCCACTTCCATTTTGGTAAAAGCTCTGGAAGATTCAGGCTGGTTTACCGCTATTGAAAGAGAAAATATCGGAAATCTATTAAACGAAAGAAATATTATTAGGTCTACCCGGCAGGAATACCAGGGAGGAAATAGTAACGAACCACAACTGCCACCGCTATTATATGCAGGAATATTATTGGAAGGTGGAATTGTATCTTATGATACCAATATTATGACCGGTGGTTTAGGTGCCCGTTACCTTGGTGTAGGCGCCTCTACTCAATATAGACAGGATAGAGTGACTATTTATTTAAGAGCTATTTCTACTTCTAGCGGTAAAATTTTAAAAAACGTATATATTTCTAAAACTATCCTTTCTCAAGCTCTTGATGCAAGTTTATTTAAATATGTGAGCTTTCAGCGCTTGTTAGAAGCTGAAACCGGTTTCACTAGAAATGAACCTGTACAAATAGCTGTAAAAGAAGCTATAGAGAAGGCTGTTGAGGGGTTAATTGTAGAAGGTATAGAAGACAAGATATGGCTTCCAAAAGAAGGGGAGGCGGCATCGCAAAAACTAATTGCCGAGTATAGAAGTGATAAGGATGAAGAAGAGTTAACAGGACTTTATAATAGAAAGTATTTTGAAAGAAAATACAGTAGCGCCATAGGGGTTAGTTTAGGAGGCTCTTTATTAAGTGCTGATTTTTCTGATAATAATTTAGCACCTCAATTAACTATAGATTATAAAAACGATATTTATCGCTCGTTAGCCCTTCAGTTAAGTGGAAGTGTATTTGAGTTAAATAGCGGAGAAGCTTTTGCCGAAACCTTTGCAGGGCTTGATGCAGGCTTAAACTATACTTTATTACCCAATGATAGATTGACTCCATATGCTCAGGCCGGTGCTGGATTTTTGACCAGGCTTTCAGAAACCGATGTACCTGATGCGAAAAATAACTTTTTCAAGTTTCAATATGGTCTCGGAATGGAATATCTAATTAAAGATAATTTGGGTATAAAAGCTTTTGGGACACATAATATTACCCTTAGTGACGAATTAGATTATACAATAAATGGAACTAGAGACGACCATTATTTCAATTTTGGTATTGGCGTAAATTTCTATTTAGGAGGTTCTAAAAATAATAATTAA
- a CDS encoding curli production assembly/transport component CsgF, whose protein sequence is MKPILSLIFILGCFFTSNAQDLVYRPTNPAFGGNPYNYQWLLSSAEAQNSFKDPNATSGREQQSELERFTSSLNSQLLGQVTRRLFTDQFGQGALEEGTYSFGSLAVDIYPSNEGLVINILDTETGEQTQVIIPN, encoded by the coding sequence ATGAAACCAATTTTATCATTAATCTTTATTCTGGGGTGTTTTTTTACATCAAATGCCCAGGATTTAGTTTATCGACCTACTAACCCCGCTTTTGGAGGAAATCCTTACAACTATCAATGGCTTTTAAGTTCGGCCGAGGCACAAAATAGTTTTAAAGATCCCAATGCCACTTCAGGAAGAGAGCAACAATCAGAATTAGAAAGGTTCACTTCCAGTTTAAATTCGCAATTATTAGGACAGGTTACCAGAAGATTATTTACCGATCAATTTGGGCAGGGAGCACTTGAAGAAGGCACCTATTCTTTTGGAAGTTTGGCGGTAGATATTTACCCATCTAATGAAGGTTTGGTAATAAATATTCTAGATACAGAAACAGGAGAACAAACCCAGGTAATCATTCCAAATTAA
- a CDS encoding CsgE family curli-type amyloid fiber assembly protein, protein MPAFLCGQNFNSEVEAIINTNDNKNDILEVTGIAQNKTNVSYGLRYELSVITSNPKVSNNSSKNAQSGFFTLEPYETSSLSTTSVSINPQMQTIILLLIYDEEDKLLGTARKVYEPMSQAAKNEKLSYKKDNEGIQLYGLVTENTKTKPGKDFYDFFYQKYQLSQNPENKIIEIDEMISFGRTTKIMVKIENQIVFQFYSRPKLDYLEEMAGVALQRVNRYFQNLRRQKQQIMQY, encoded by the coding sequence ATGCCTGCATTTTTGTGTGGTCAAAACTTTAATTCTGAGGTAGAAGCAATCATTAATACCAACGATAATAAAAACGATATTCTGGAGGTTACGGGAATAGCACAAAATAAAACTAATGTGAGTTATGGGCTACGGTACGAATTATCTGTGATTACCTCCAATCCTAAAGTTTCCAATAATTCATCAAAAAATGCACAGTCAGGCTTCTTTACTTTAGAGCCTTATGAAACCAGTTCTCTTTCCACTACTTCTGTTTCCATAAATCCACAAATGCAAACCATTATCTTATTGCTTATCTATGATGAGGAAGATAAATTACTTGGTACAGCCAGAAAGGTATACGAGCCTATGAGCCAGGCTGCTAAAAATGAAAAGTTGTCTTATAAAAAAGACAACGAAGGTATTCAACTTTATGGTTTGGTTACTGAAAATACAAAAACCAAACCCGGAAAAGATTTTTATGATTTCTTCTATCAAAAATACCAGTTAAGTCAGAATCCAGAGAATAAAATAATTGAAATAGACGAAATGATAAGTTTTGGACGAACTACAAAGATTATGGTAAAGATTGAAAATCAAATAGTATTTCAATTTTATTCCCGGCCAAAACTGGATTATCTAGAAGAAATGGCTGGAGTAGCCCTGCAAAGAGTTAACCGTTATTTTCAGAATTTGAGAAGACAGAAACAGCAAATTATGCAATACTAA